One window from the genome of Gloeomargarita sp. SRBZ-1_bins_9 encodes:
- a CDS encoding adenylate kinase, translated as MPRVILMGPPGSGKGTQGEILAQMWGVPRLAPGDIFRDHIRRGTPLGQEVKSYSDAGKLVPDEVVIRVMAERLTAADAQTGWILDGFPRTVPQAEALEELLAQLGQPCDAIINLEVPEEVLLPRLLQRAKEQNRADDTPEVIHQRLQEYYSKTQPLLDFYRQRVIRIDGTQPIPQVTAQIQAHLAAT; from the coding sequence ATGCCACGGGTGATTTTGATGGGGCCGCCGGGGTCCGGCAAAGGCACACAAGGGGAGATTTTGGCCCAGATGTGGGGGGTGCCGCGCCTGGCGCCGGGGGACATTTTCCGGGACCACATCCGTCGGGGAACGCCCCTGGGCCAGGAGGTGAAAAGTTACAGCGACGCCGGCAAGTTGGTGCCCGATGAGGTGGTGATCCGGGTGATGGCGGAACGTTTGACGGCGGCCGATGCCCAGACCGGTTGGATTCTGGACGGGTTTCCCCGCACCGTGCCCCAGGCGGAGGCCCTGGAGGAACTCCTAGCACAATTGGGCCAACCCTGCGATGCCATCATCAACCTGGAGGTGCCGGAGGAGGTGCTGCTGCCCCGGTTGCTGCAACGGGCCAAGGAGCAAAACCGGGCGGATGACACCCCGGAGGTGATCCACCAGCGGCTCCAGGAGTACTACAGCAAAACCCAGCCCCTGTTGGATTTTTACCGCCAGCGGGTGATTCGTATTGACGGTACTCAGCCCATTCCCCAGGTGACCGCCCAGATCCAGGCACATCTGGCGGCAACTTGA
- the infA gene encoding translation initiation factor IF-1 — MSKQDLIEMEGTVTESLPNAMFRVDLDNGFNVLAHISGKIRRNYIKILPGDRVKVELTPYDLTKGRITFRLKKK; from the coding sequence TTGTCTAAGCAAGACCTGATTGAGATGGAAGGCACCGTGACCGAGTCCCTACCCAACGCCATGTTCCGGGTGGACTTGGATAATGGGTTCAATGTCCTGGCCCACATTTCGGGCAAAATCCGGCGCAACTACATCAAAATCCTACCGGGCGACCGGGTGAAGGTGGAGTTGACCCCCTACGACCTGACCAAAGGCCGCATCACCTTCCGGCTAAAGAAAAAATAA
- the rpmJ gene encoding 50S ribosomal protein L36, with protein MKVRASVRRMCEKCRVIRRKGRVMVICVNPKHKQRQG; from the coding sequence ATGAAAGTGCGGGCTTCGGTACGGCGGATGTGCGAAAAGTGCCGGGTCATTCGCCGGAAGGGGCGGGTGATGGTCATTTGCGTGAACCCCAAGCACAAGCAACGGCAAGGTTAA
- the rpsM gene encoding 30S ribosomal protein S13: MARIAGVDIPRDKRVEVALTYIYGIGLTRSRQVLAATGVNPDTRVKDLTDQEVAALREYIEQNYQVEGDLRRIEAMNIKRLMDIGCYRGRRHRLGLPVRGQRTRTNARTRKGVRKTVAGKKKATAKK; the protein is encoded by the coding sequence GTGGCACGGATTGCTGGTGTAGATATTCCCCGGGACAAGCGGGTCGAGGTTGCGCTGACTTACATTTACGGGATTGGGTTAACCCGGTCACGGCAGGTCCTAGCGGCGACGGGGGTCAACCCGGATACGCGGGTGAAGGACCTGACCGACCAGGAGGTGGCCGCCCTGCGGGAGTACATCGAGCAGAATTACCAGGTGGAGGGGGACCTGCGCCGGATCGAGGCGATGAACATCAAACGCCTGATGGATATCGGCTGCTACCGGGGACGACGCCATCGGTTGGGGTTACCGGTACGGGGGCAACGGACCCGCACCAACGCCCGCACCCGCAAGGGGGTTCGCAAGACAGTGGCCGGTAAGAAGAAGGCGACGGCGAAGAAGTAA
- the rpsK gene encoding 30S ribosomal protein S11: MAPQKKGGARKQKKNVPNGIAHIQSTFNNTIVTITDPKGDVIAWSSAGASGFKGAKKGTPFAAQMASENAARQAMEHGMRQVEVMVSGPGSGRETAIRALQAAGLEITLIRDVTPIPHNGCRPPKRRRV; encoded by the coding sequence ATGGCACCGCAGAAGAAAGGGGGCGCGCGCAAACAGAAAAAGAACGTACCCAACGGCATTGCCCACATCCAGTCCACGTTCAACAACACCATCGTGACGATTACCGACCCCAAAGGGGATGTGATTGCCTGGTCCTCGGCGGGGGCCAGCGGCTTTAAGGGGGCCAAAAAGGGAACTCCCTTTGCGGCTCAGATGGCCAGTGAGAATGCGGCGCGGCAGGCCATGGAGCACGGGATGCGCCAGGTGGAGGTGATGGTGTCGGGACCGGGTTCAGGGCGAGAAACGGCGATCCGGGCGTTGCAGGCTGCGGGTTTGGAAATTACGCTCATCCGGGATGTGACGCCCATTCCCCATAACGGGTGTCGTCCCCCCAAGCGGCGGCGGGTATAA
- a CDS encoding DNA-directed RNA polymerase subunit alpha → MAQFKVEVVETSGQQQYGRFILEPLHQGQGTTVGNALRRVLLGDLEGAAITAVHIEGVTHEFSTVPGLREDVLELMLNLKEVVLRSHSPERQLGRLERVQGPMIITAGHLKLPPEVEVVHPTQYIATLAEGYTLEMEFYVERGRGYRLLDGSHRDGTSVDFLQIDAVFMPVRKVNWQVEEFRGEDGTLKDRLILEVTTDGSISPKEAVSQAAHILVDLFSPLRTITGLEPTDSSQTSEEDKIGQIPIEELQLSVRAYNCLKRAQIHTVADLLNYSQEELLEIKNFGQKSAEEVIEALQNRLGIVLPKEKA, encoded by the coding sequence ATGGCGCAGTTTAAGGTAGAGGTGGTGGAAACGTCGGGCCAACAGCAGTATGGGCGCTTTATTTTAGAACCGCTGCACCAGGGTCAGGGCACAACGGTAGGGAATGCCCTGCGGCGCGTGTTGCTTGGCGATCTGGAAGGGGCGGCCATCACGGCGGTGCATATCGAAGGGGTGACCCACGAGTTCTCCACGGTGCCGGGGCTGCGGGAGGATGTACTGGAACTGATGCTGAATTTGAAGGAGGTGGTGCTGCGCAGCCACAGCCCGGAACGGCAACTGGGACGGCTCGAGCGGGTGCAGGGACCAATGATTATTACGGCGGGCCATTTGAAGCTACCCCCTGAGGTGGAGGTGGTGCATCCAACCCAGTACATTGCCACCCTGGCGGAGGGCTATACCCTGGAGATGGAGTTTTACGTGGAGCGGGGCCGGGGCTATCGCCTGCTGGATGGCAGCCATAGAGATGGCACGTCGGTGGATTTTCTCCAGATCGATGCGGTGTTTATGCCGGTACGCAAGGTGAACTGGCAGGTGGAGGAGTTCCGGGGTGAAGACGGTACCCTGAAGGACCGCCTGATTCTGGAGGTGACCACCGATGGGAGTATCAGCCCCAAGGAAGCGGTGAGTCAGGCGGCCCACATCCTGGTGGATTTGTTCTCGCCTTTGCGGACGATTACGGGTCTGGAGCCGACAGATAGCAGCCAAACCTCCGAGGAGGATAAGATTGGCCAGATTCCCATCGAGGAGTTGCAACTGTCGGTGCGGGCCTACAACTGCCTGAAGCGGGCGCAAATCCACACGGTGGCCGACCTGCTTAACTACAGCCAGGAGGAGCTGCTGGAGATCAAAAACTTCGGCCAGAAGTCGGCGGAAGAGGTGATCGAGGCGTTGCAAAACCGGCTGGGTATTGTGTTACCGAAGGAAAAGGCCTAG
- the rplQ gene encoding 50S ribosomal protein L17 gives MRHGKRIPRLSKPADQRKALLRALTTALLRYGRIRTTKARAKAVRAEVDRMITLAKDGSLAARRRALGYIYDKQLVHALFAEAPARYGNRSGGYTRIIRTVPRRGDNAEMAIIELV, from the coding sequence ATGCGGCACGGCAAACGGATTCCCCGGCTGAGTAAACCGGCCGACCAGCGTAAGGCGCTGTTGCGGGCTTTGACGACAGCGCTGTTGCGTTATGGGCGCATTAGGACCACGAAGGCGCGGGCCAAGGCGGTGCGGGCGGAGGTGGACCGGATGATTACCTTGGCTAAAGATGGGTCTTTGGCGGCGCGGCGACGGGCGCTGGGGTACATCTACGACAAGCAGTTAGTGCATGCCCTGTTTGCCGAAGCCCCGGCGCGCTATGGCAACCGGTCGGGGGGCTATACCCGTATCATCCGCACGGTTCCCCGCCGGGGGGATAACGCGGAGATGGCGATCATCGAGTTGGTCTAG
- the truA gene encoding tRNA pseudouridine(38-40) synthase TruA: MPRVALLLQYIGTHFHGWQSQPGQRTVQGVLQEAIAQVLGQPVTVVGAGRTDTGVHAAGQVAHFDAPETIPPERWTAILNGRLPPDVLVRASVAVPPDWHARFSARWRRYRYCLYTEKQNNLFCAPFCWHYYYAPLDVERMRAALAPLVGHWELRAFHRSNSGREHSWVQVQEVACWRQGGWVYIEVQANAFLYGMMRLLVGMLVEVGRGWRSVGEFTALWQQQRREEVKYAAPARGLTLLRVGYDEPYLFPLPLVEMAMPLWETQPQVAQAVL; the protein is encoded by the coding sequence TTGCCCAGGGTTGCGCTGCTGTTGCAGTACATCGGCACCCATTTCCACGGCTGGCAGTCCCAACCGGGTCAGCGGACGGTCCAGGGGGTACTCCAGGAGGCGATTGCCCAGGTGTTGGGACAGCCGGTGACGGTGGTGGGGGCAGGGCGCACGGATACGGGGGTGCACGCAGCAGGGCAGGTGGCCCACTTTGATGCGCCGGAGACGATTCCTCCGGAGCGGTGGACGGCGATTCTGAATGGGCGATTACCCCCGGATGTGCTGGTGCGGGCGAGCGTGGCGGTGCCGCCGGATTGGCATGCTCGCTTTTCTGCCCGCTGGCGTCGCTATCGCTATTGCCTGTATACGGAAAAACAGAATAATCTGTTTTGTGCGCCCTTTTGCTGGCACTATTACTACGCGCCGCTGGATGTGGAGCGGATGCGGGCGGCGTTGGCACCCTTGGTGGGGCATTGGGAATTGCGGGCGTTTCACCGCAGTAACTCGGGGCGGGAGCACTCCTGGGTGCAGGTGCAGGAGGTGGCCTGTTGGCGACAAGGGGGCTGGGTGTATATTGAGGTGCAGGCTAATGCGTTTTTGTACGGGATGATGCGCCTCCTGGTGGGGATGCTGGTGGAGGTGGGGCGGGGCTGGCGCTCGGTGGGGGAATTTACGGCCCTGTGGCAGCAGCAACGGCGGGAGGAGGTGAAATATGCGGCACCGGCGCGGGGGTTGACCCTGCTGCGGGTTGGGTATGATGAGCCCTATTTGTTTCCCCTGCCTTTGGTGGAAATGGCCATGCCCCTCTGGGAGACCCAGCCCCAGGTTGCCCAGGCCGTGTTATGA
- the rimP gene encoding ribosome maturation factor RimP, giving the protein MTHPVIPQVLALARPIGESLGLEVVGASFHRDQVPPVLRIDIRHPHRDTGLEDCERMSQALSPALDAVDWFPDAYVLEVSSPGVGEELVTDRDFQIFQGFAVRVELHTPYRGRQEWQGRLLCRDEEAVVLNRRGRTVRLLRAWVARVVLTTDDQPD; this is encoded by the coding sequence ATGACCCATCCGGTTATCCCGCAGGTTTTGGCGCTGGCCCGGCCCATCGGGGAATCTCTGGGTTTAGAGGTGGTGGGGGCTTCCTTCCATAGGGACCAGGTACCGCCGGTTTTGCGGATTGATATTCGCCATCCCCATCGGGATACGGGTTTGGAGGATTGTGAGCGCATGAGCCAAGCCCTGTCGCCGGCCCTGGACGCGGTGGATTGGTTTCCCGATGCCTATGTCCTGGAGGTGTCTAGCCCTGGTGTGGGGGAGGAACTGGTGACCGACCGGGACTTCCAGATTTTTCAGGGGTTTGCCGTGCGGGTGGAGTTGCATACGCCCTACCGGGGACGCCAGGAGTGGCAGGGTCGTCTCCTGTGCCGGGATGAGGAAGCGGTGGTGCTCAATCGGCGGGGCCGCACAGTGCGTCTTTTGCGGGCATGGGTGGCGCGGGTAGTCCTGACCACCGATGACCAGCCCGACTGA
- the nusA gene encoding transcription termination factor NusA, translating into MSIIALPNLKELIDEISRTHNLPKAELQEALREALLKGYEKHRRAKELHVREFSDDYFRNFDVELDLEEGGFRILAEKTIVEEVKDPDHEVALAEVKPFIPEAQVGGTVVLDVSPEDRRELGRMAAMQTKQVFHQLLRELKRRLIQEEFQDLEGTVLTGRILRFERGSWIVGVTSGYNQTEVEAELPKKEQLPNDNYRPGATYKFYLKHVYSGPHRGPQLVVSRADAGLVVYLFANEVPEMEDEIVRIVAVAREANPPTRNVGPRTKIAVDTLDRDVDPVGACIGARGSRIQAVVNELRGEKIDVVRWSPDPATYIANALSPAQVEAVRLVDPDGRQAHVLVDEKQLSLAIGKEGQNVRLAARLTGWKIDIKDKNKYDAAAEDARIQEIIAERERQKAQADAQEE; encoded by the coding sequence ATGTCCATCATTGCTTTGCCGAATCTGAAGGAACTGATTGACGAGATCAGCCGCACCCACAACCTGCCGAAGGCGGAATTGCAAGAGGCGCTCCGGGAGGCGTTGCTGAAGGGCTACGAAAAGCACCGGCGGGCTAAGGAGTTGCATGTCCGGGAATTTAGCGATGATTATTTCCGCAACTTTGACGTGGAGCTGGACCTGGAGGAGGGGGGCTTCCGCATCCTGGCGGAGAAAACCATCGTGGAGGAGGTGAAGGACCCGGACCATGAGGTGGCCTTGGCGGAGGTGAAACCCTTTATCCCGGAGGCCCAGGTGGGGGGCACGGTGGTATTGGATGTGTCCCCCGAGGACCGGCGGGAACTGGGGCGCATGGCGGCGATGCAGACCAAACAGGTGTTCCACCAGTTGCTGCGGGAACTGAAGCGCCGCTTGATCCAAGAGGAGTTCCAGGACCTGGAGGGGACGGTGCTCACCGGGCGGATTCTCCGGTTTGAGCGGGGGTCCTGGATCGTTGGGGTCACCAGCGGCTACAACCAGACGGAGGTGGAGGCCGAGCTGCCCAAGAAAGAGCAACTGCCCAACGACAATTACCGGCCCGGCGCGACCTACAAGTTCTACCTGAAGCATGTCTACAGTGGTCCGCACCGGGGTCCGCAATTGGTGGTCTCGCGAGCGGATGCGGGGCTGGTGGTGTACCTGTTTGCCAACGAAGTGCCGGAGATGGAGGACGAGATTGTGCGGATTGTAGCGGTGGCCCGGGAAGCCAATCCCCCCACCCGCAACGTGGGGCCGCGCACCAAGATTGCCGTGGATACCCTGGACCGGGATGTGGACCCGGTGGGGGCTTGTATCGGGGCGCGGGGGTCCCGTATCCAGGCGGTGGTCAACGAGCTGCGGGGGGAAAAAATTGATGTGGTGCGCTGGTCCCCAGACCCGGCGACTTACATTGCCAATGCCCTGAGTCCGGCCCAGGTGGAAGCGGTGCGACTCGTGGACCCGGATGGTCGCCAAGCCCATGTACTGGTGGATGAAAAACAACTGAGCTTGGCAATTGGCAAGGAGGGGCAAAACGTTCGCTTAGCGGCCCGCTTGACGGGT